A window from Labrus mixtus chromosome 14, fLabMix1.1, whole genome shotgun sequence encodes these proteins:
- the LOC132987914 gene encoding uncharacterized protein LOC132987914 yields MEEEREEQGEITQSGTTPIQAETTTLICREESSETQNLKAPEEEDIQADSGACSREVEEGQCNTAAEILPQEPQTNTSTQDDNDCLPLCPLPSEDELTPTSVSSHTSNTQNRPSEPCWYCLRSLDSEYHPETPKQEDTDAMSTLPSSGQKVNYQTDPRPHFGVAWSSHSTCRPLWGSEGPCWGQRNQEMPDQTHTCPHCHLGLPADTLRWHEAKCLLFEGLRNTKK; encoded by the exons atggaggaagagagggaggaacaAGGAGAGATCACCCAAAG TGGGACGACTCCTATCCAGGCTGAAACAACAACTCTGATCTGCAGAGAAGAGAGCAGTGAGACCCAAAACCTCAAAGCACCAGAGGAAGAAGACATCCAGGCGGACAGTGGAGCCTGTAGCAGAGAG gTTGAAGAGGGTCAATGTAACACAGCCGCAGAGATCTTACCCCAGGAGCCtcagacaaacacaagcacacaggaTGATAATGACTGCCTCCCATTGTGCCCCCTGCCATCAGAGGACGAGCTGACCCCCACTTCAGTGTCATCCCATACCTCCAACACACAGA ATCGACCGTCTGAGCCTTGCTGGTATTGCCTGAGGTCTCTTGACTCTGAGTATCATCCTGAAACTCCAAAACAG GAAGACACAGATGCTATGTCaacactgccctctagtggccagAAAGTGAACTACCAAACAGATCCTAGACCTCACTTTGGTGTAGCTTGGTCCTCCCACTCCACGTGTCGCCCTCTGTGGGGCAGCGAGGGGCCGTGCTGGGGGCAGAGAAACCAGGAGATGcctgatcagacacacacctgCCCACACTGTCATCTGGGGTTGCCTGCTGACACACTGCGCTGGCATGAG GCAAAGTGTCTGCTGTTTGAGGGACTGAGGAACACAAAGAAATAA